The DNA sequence AGAGGCACTTGAAAACCTGCCGGAATGGGAGAAGGATTTGATTGAAACAGCAAAAAGTATCTGCTCCGATGAAGCTGGAAGATATGAAGAAATACCAAAAAAACCATCATATGAGGCTTATGATCTTATGGTTGAGTTTGCCGAGACTGTGAAAGACATTCATCTCAAAGAGAAGCTCAATATTGCCCTCGATGGCAAGGGCGCCTTCAGGCGATTCAAAAATGTTCTATCTGATTACCCTGAAGAACAGGAGAGATGGTTTGCGTTTAAGGATGAGAGAATGAGACAGGAAGTCATAGACTGGCTCAATTCATT is a window from the Pseudomonadota bacterium genome containing:
- a CDS encoding UPF0158 family protein; translation: MKKLKVDLDEIAMEIDRRDDFGSTILFDTETGQIVSIPDELMRAVEEDDEEALENLPEWEKDLIETAKSICSDEAGRYEEIPKKPSYEAYDLMVEFAETVKDIHLKEKLNIALDGKGAFRRFKNVLSDYPEEQERWFAFKDERMRQEVIDWLNSLDIEPI